A window from Barnesiella propionica encodes these proteins:
- a CDS encoding N-acetyltransferase, whose protein sequence is MAITIKEVSGKRELKKFSQYPVDILYKGNPYYVPALILDEVGTLSKEHNPAFEYCESVYYMAYKDGNPVGRIAGIINHQVNEKSGKKIARFGFVDFTDDNEVSKALFDKVESWARDKGMTEICGPMGFTDMDHEGMLVEGFDQLGTMAAIYNYPYYPEHLDNMGYEKEIDWVEYKIDIPDRIPEKHQRISDIVQQKYNLKVLKFRKTSDVVNNYGQKIFELINTAYADLFGYSTLTQKQIDYYIKMYIPLLRLENLTLITAENDELVGLGIAIPSLSRALQKARGRLFPFGFIPLLKALKGKNDVVDLMLVAIRPDYQSKGVNALLFSDLIPVFIKNGYGYAESNPELEVNEKVQLQWQYFNRTQHKRRRAYLKKL, encoded by the coding sequence ATGGCAATCACTATTAAAGAGGTTTCGGGAAAGAGAGAACTTAAAAAATTTTCACAATATCCTGTAGATATTTTATATAAAGGTAATCCTTATTATGTACCGGCACTTATATTGGATGAAGTAGGGACGCTCAGCAAAGAGCACAATCCGGCTTTTGAATATTGTGAATCGGTTTATTATATGGCTTATAAAGACGGAAATCCAGTGGGACGCATTGCCGGAATTATTAATCATCAGGTCAATGAAAAATCGGGTAAAAAGATAGCTCGTTTCGGATTTGTGGATTTTACGGATGACAATGAAGTAAGCAAGGCGTTGTTTGACAAAGTAGAGAGTTGGGCACGAGATAAAGGCATGACGGAAATTTGTGGTCCGATGGGATTTACCGATATGGATCATGAGGGTATGTTGGTTGAAGGATTCGACCAGTTGGGAACTATGGCGGCGATTTATAATTATCCTTATTATCCGGAGCATCTTGACAATATGGGATATGAGAAAGAGATCGATTGGGTAGAATATAAAATAGATATTCCGGATCGTATTCCGGAAAAACATCAACGTATCAGTGATATTGTACAGCAAAAATATAATCTTAAAGTTCTCAAATTCAGAAAAACATCGGATGTGGTTAATAATTACGGGCAAAAGATTTTTGAACTCATAAACACTGCTTATGCCGACTTGTTTGGTTATTCCACGCTTACACAAAAGCAGATCGATTATTATATAAAGATGTATATTCCCCTGTTACGCCTGGAAAATCTTACACTTATAACGGCTGAAAATGATGAATTGGTAGGATTGGGTATTGCAATACCGTCTTTATCCCGGGCTTTACAGAAAGCCAGGGGACGTCTTTTCCCGTTTGGATTCATTCCTTTATTAAAAGCCTTGAAAGGGAAGAACGATGTCGTGGATTTGATGTTGGTAGCGATCCGACCCGATTATCAGAGCAAAGGAGTAAATGCTTTGTTGTTTTCAGATCTCATACCTGTTTTTATAAAGAACGGATATGGATACGCTGAAAGTAATCCGGAGTTGGAAGTTAATGAAAAAGTCCAGTTGCAGTGGCAATATTTCAATAGAACGCAACATAAACGCCGCAGGGCTTATTTGAAGAAATTATAA
- a CDS encoding winged helix DNA-binding domain-containing protein → MTVPIRLYSQQLANPALDNPKEVVKWMGAMQAQNYSMVKWAIGIRMKSGNINTVNEALNKGEILRTHVMRPTWHLVAAEDIRWMLKLSAQRIKSANESFGRNLEITEKLYIRCNRLIEKILTGNKNLTKQELGEELTKAGIIINIPRLTRFLARAETDGIICSGIDKGNKATYALLEERVPPVKEIHKEEALRLLAERYFRSHSPASLQDFVWWSGLPVTEARKAIDFIESELVKERFASYEWLIHSSCSNQPAHGDIIHFLPSYDEYIISYKDRTSILDIENYPKAFTRYGVFFPVILHNGRISGNWNKNIRKGKISLEISFFEPDSSIEPELLQTARDKYKTFYSI, encoded by the coding sequence ATGACAGTTCCTATAAGACTCTACAGCCAGCAATTAGCGAATCCAGCTTTAGACAACCCGAAAGAAGTAGTAAAATGGATGGGAGCCATGCAAGCTCAAAATTACAGTATGGTAAAATGGGCTATCGGCATCCGGATGAAATCAGGTAATATCAATACCGTAAATGAAGCTCTAAACAAAGGAGAGATACTGCGTACACACGTCATGCGCCCGACATGGCACCTCGTAGCCGCCGAAGACATACGCTGGATGCTGAAACTTTCGGCTCAACGTATAAAATCGGCAAACGAATCTTTCGGACGCAACCTGGAAATTACAGAAAAACTTTATATTCGCTGTAACCGGCTCATTGAAAAGATACTGACAGGGAACAAGAACCTGACAAAGCAAGAATTAGGAGAGGAATTGACCAAAGCCGGAATTATTATCAATATACCCCGATTAACACGGTTCCTGGCAAGAGCCGAAACAGACGGTATTATATGTAGCGGGATCGATAAAGGAAATAAAGCAACTTATGCACTACTTGAAGAACGGGTCCCCCCCGTAAAAGAAATACATAAAGAAGAAGCTCTGCGATTACTGGCAGAAAGATACTTCAGAAGCCATTCCCCGGCTAGTCTACAAGATTTTGTATGGTGGTCGGGGTTACCGGTAACCGAAGCCAGAAAAGCAATAGACTTTATAGAATCCGAACTGGTCAAAGAGCGTTTTGCCTCTTATGAATGGCTTATACACAGCTCCTGTAGCAACCAGCCTGCGCATGGAGATATAATACATTTTCTTCCCTCTTATGATGAATATATCATCAGTTACAAAGATAGAACTTCTATCCTGGACATTGAAAACTATCCCAAAGCATTCACCCGATACGGAGTTTTTTTCCCGGTTATCCTACACAACGGAAGAATCTCAGGGAACTGGAACAAAAATATCCGAAAAGGAAAGATCTCTTTAGAAATATCATTTTTCGAACCGGACAGTTCCATTGAACCGGAATTACTGCAAACAGCCCGGGACAAATATAAAACATTTTATTCGATCTAA
- a CDS encoding thiol protease/hemagglutinin PrtT — MRKRICTFLCLAGMLVPQIFAKPVDAARAKEIAEQFTKGRSKELRPLLLSKHQGMRHMKSEANSSQPLYVFNIGNDNGFVIVSGDDELNQVLGYSSIGSFSMDGAPDNLVTWMDNYAAYVTAYQNDKFDVDPDKLSREGTVVVAPLLKDIHWGQDYPFNFQCPTYTSGGFSTHYYTGCVATAATQIMRYYNYPVQGSGSKSYVSNGKTLTADFGATTYDWPNMIDNYDKDVKLNQDQINALSVLPAHFGIAVEMQYAPSGSGAYTMMVPGALKKYFKYDNGLYLCMRNYYSTSEWMSLIKSELDASRPVYYAASNTDGLGGHAFVCDGYDSNDYVHINWGWNGSSDGFFMVNHMEPGKVGIGGGGGGYNIDQEIIVGIQPETGIKKDVPLPVYASTRLTASEIIDGSITLMSFVDNLDTEIFNGTIGAVITTPENEILQVLKDISVSIEGFANGRSSSVVVTMRDIVIPEGLKDGNYKLCLAYKSNQSEIWRIIRHGTGYPDHALITVENGAAQFKGTISPELRISLLEKITTKGDLYASGNAVFRIKLRNESDNARLKKIAIHFQSVADPDVSAYSTASALVYEESDEELEVSVNISKDMPAGDYYVTARDADNLENIFDDSQVGRAVMTIHPAVSVPVLRLEQAIEWGSSDPSGDPVQGVNLAIALAMKNYGEDGDVLLDFYFTDKNNPDKKYYFYTLQQSVKKGETSVGSFLRELPLDPGTYVLYVDYKASDGEYYPLDNSGFKDCEITVKENPERTLNIVSPLTFEGGDELIKGSAAKGTMTFSAVGAEYSGRITLRLRQFGPIKGEIMYMANHTIAAGEEKTVAVNYTPEVDPGDYLLLIESKVGSNADPVGGYTVGYKMITVKDPSGIDSPFSSSWKAYPNPVSDILHIEGINADMRAYLYDLNGVLMINHRVENNQINVSSLAPGFYYLKIESEQGVVARMIIKK; from the coding sequence ATGAGAAAAAGAATATGCACATTTCTTTGTCTGGCAGGTATGCTGGTTCCGCAAATATTTGCAAAGCCGGTCGATGCTGCTCGGGCAAAAGAAATTGCAGAACAATTTACTAAAGGGCGTAGCAAGGAGCTGCGCCCTTTGCTCCTCTCCAAACATCAGGGGATGCGGCATATGAAGAGTGAGGCAAATAGTTCCCAGCCGCTGTATGTTTTCAATATTGGAAATGATAACGGATTTGTGATCGTATCGGGAGACGACGAACTCAATCAGGTTCTCGGGTATTCTTCTATAGGAAGTTTTAGTATGGATGGTGCACCGGATAATCTGGTAACCTGGATGGATAACTATGCAGCTTATGTAACGGCTTATCAGAATGACAAGTTTGATGTAGATCCCGATAAACTCTCCCGGGAAGGTACTGTCGTGGTGGCTCCGTTATTAAAGGATATTCATTGGGGACAAGATTATCCTTTCAATTTCCAATGTCCTACTTATACTTCCGGCGGATTTTCCACACATTATTATACCGGCTGTGTGGCAACGGCTGCTACGCAAATTATGAGGTATTATAATTATCCCGTTCAGGGATCCGGTAGTAAATCTTATGTTTCTAATGGTAAGACACTGACGGCGGACTTTGGTGCTACTACCTATGATTGGCCGAATATGATAGATAACTATGATAAAGATGTTAAACTGAATCAGGATCAGATTAATGCATTATCGGTTTTACCGGCTCATTTCGGTATCGCTGTGGAGATGCAATATGCGCCTTCGGGCAGCGGAGCATATACGATGATGGTACCAGGAGCGTTAAAAAAATACTTTAAATACGATAATGGTCTCTATTTATGCATGCGTAACTATTATTCTACCAGTGAATGGATGTCGTTGATAAAATCGGAATTGGATGCTTCTAGACCTGTATATTATGCGGCGAGCAATACCGACGGACTGGGAGGGCACGCATTCGTTTGTGACGGATACGATAGTAACGATTATGTGCATATCAATTGGGGATGGAACGGCTCCAGTGACGGTTTTTTTATGGTGAACCATATGGAACCCGGTAAAGTTGGCATCGGTGGCGGTGGCGGAGGTTATAATATAGACCAGGAAATCATTGTAGGAATACAGCCTGAAACGGGAATAAAGAAAGACGTCCCTCTTCCTGTTTATGCCTCTACCCGGCTGACCGCTTCGGAGATTATAGACGGGAGTATTACATTGATGTCTTTCGTAGATAATCTCGATACAGAAATATTTAATGGTACGATAGGAGCGGTAATTACTACTCCGGAAAATGAGATATTGCAGGTGTTGAAAGATATATCTGTATCTATAGAGGGCTTTGCTAACGGTAGATCATCCTCAGTGGTAGTAACCATGAGGGATATTGTTATACCTGAAGGATTAAAAGATGGTAATTATAAACTGTGTCTGGCTTATAAATCAAATCAGTCGGAGATATGGAGAATTATTCGTCACGGAACGGGATATCCTGATCATGCTTTAATTACGGTTGAGAACGGAGCTGCACAATTCAAAGGAACGATAAGTCCTGAATTACGTATTTCTTTACTTGAAAAGATTACTACCAAAGGAGATCTGTACGCAAGTGGAAATGCCGTATTTCGTATAAAATTGAGGAATGAAAGTGATAATGCCCGTCTGAAAAAAATAGCGATCCATTTCCAGTCGGTTGCCGATCCCGATGTCAGTGCTTATAGTACAGCCTCGGCGTTAGTTTATGAGGAGAGTGATGAAGAACTGGAAGTTTCGGTAAATATAAGTAAAGATATGCCGGCCGGAGATTACTATGTTACGGCACGAGATGCAGATAATTTGGAAAATATATTCGATGACAGTCAGGTCGGTCGTGCCGTTATGACAATTCATCCGGCCGTATCCGTTCCTGTCCTTCGTTTGGAACAGGCGATAGAATGGGGTTCTTCGGATCCGTCAGGTGACCCGGTTCAAGGAGTAAATCTGGCTATCGCTTTGGCAATGAAGAATTATGGAGAAGATGGAGATGTATTACTGGATTTTTATTTTACTGATAAGAATAACCCTGACAAGAAATACTATTTTTATACATTACAACAGTCTGTCAAGAAAGGAGAAACTTCTGTCGGTTCTTTTTTGAGGGAATTGCCCCTTGATCCGGGTACTTATGTCCTTTATGTCGATTATAAGGCGTCCGACGGTGAGTATTATCCGTTGGATAATTCCGGTTTTAAAGATTGCGAAATAACCGTAAAGGAAAATCCGGAAAGGACCTTGAATATCGTATCTCCTCTTACATTTGAAGGAGGTGATGAACTGATTAAAGGTTCTGCAGCAAAAGGAACGATGACTTTTTCTGCCGTCGGTGCTGAGTATTCGGGACGTATAACGTTGAGATTGCGGCAGTTCGGGCCGATTAAGGGTGAGATTATGTATATGGCAAACCATACGATTGCTGCCGGTGAAGAAAAAACTGTGGCTGTGAATTATACCCCTGAGGTAGATCCAGGTGATTATTTGTTATTGATCGAAAGTAAAGTAGGCTCTAATGCCGATCCTGTAGGAGGTTATACCGTTGGTTACAAAATGATTACGGTAAAAGATCCGAGCGGGATAGACTCTCCGTTCTCTTCAAGCTGGAAAGCATATCCTAATCCGGTTTCAGATATTCTACACATCGAAGGGATAAATGCGGATATGAGAGCATATCTGTATGATCTGAACGGAGTTTTGATGATAAATCACCGGGTGGAAAATAATCAGATTAATGTGTCTTCTCTTGCTCCCGGATTTTATTATTTAAAGATAGAATCGGAACAAGGAGTAGTCGCCAGGATGATTATTAAGAAATAA
- a CDS encoding SulP family inorganic anion transporter: MKSALDFQPKLFSAVRNYSKEKFISDLMAGLIVGIVALPLAIAFGIASGVSPEKGLITAIIGGFIVSFLGGSNVQIGGPTGAFIIIVYGIIQNYGLEGLAIATFMAGLILVLMGCFKLGTIIKFIPYPIVIGFTSGIALTIFTTQIKDLFGLTMDTVPADFISKWVAYFDSFGTINWPSLMIGLASILIIAYTPRISRKIPGSLVAIILMTVVVYILREFAGISGIETIGDRFSISNDVPEPQPLHLDMNTINLLLAPAFTIALLGAIESLLSATVADGVTGDRHNSNTELIGQGVANIVVPFFGGIPVTGAIARTMTNINNGGKTPVAGMVHAVVLLLIFLFLMPLIKLVPMSCLAGVLIIVSYNMSGWRTVRSLLKSPKSDVAVLVITFVLTVVFNLTIAIEIGLLLAVLLFLRRVSENVQVSVLRDELDVAQGTESSVHETLDIAKGVEVYEIDGPFFFGVATKFDDIMRTMGDKPLVRIIRMRKVPFIDSTGLHNLEILVESSHKENIHVILSGVNERVHETIKHSELDKVIGEEYICDHITKAVAKANALVLELKKNK; encoded by the coding sequence ATGAAGAGTGCTTTAGATTTTCAGCCCAAATTGTTTTCGGCGGTGAGAAATTATTCGAAGGAGAAATTTATTTCCGATCTTATGGCTGGCCTTATCGTCGGCATCGTTGCGTTGCCTTTGGCTATCGCTTTTGGTATCGCGTCCGGTGTCAGTCCGGAAAAAGGTCTTATTACAGCTATTATAGGAGGGTTCATCGTTTCTTTTCTCGGAGGGAGCAATGTGCAGATAGGAGGACCCACGGGGGCATTTATTATTATCGTGTACGGTATTATCCAGAATTACGGTCTGGAAGGATTGGCTATAGCAACTTTTATGGCCGGACTTATTCTGGTCTTGATGGGATGCTTCAAGTTGGGAACGATTATTAAATTTATACCTTATCCTATTGTAATTGGATTTACCAGCGGTATCGCTCTCACTATTTTTACTACCCAGATAAAAGATTTGTTCGGACTGACTATGGATACGGTACCGGCCGATTTCATATCTAAGTGGGTGGCCTATTTCGATAGTTTCGGTACGATAAACTGGCCGAGCCTTATGATTGGACTTGCCAGTATTCTTATTATTGCTTATACGCCGCGTATATCGAGAAAAATACCGGGTTCCCTTGTAGCCATTATTCTAATGACAGTCGTGGTATATATTCTTAGGGAGTTTGCAGGAATTTCGGGAATCGAAACAATAGGTGACAGATTCAGTATAAGCAATGACGTGCCAGAGCCTCAGCCGCTGCATTTGGACATGAATACAATAAATTTGCTGTTGGCTCCTGCTTTTACAATCGCACTGTTAGGGGCTATAGAATCTTTGTTATCGGCTACCGTGGCAGACGGTGTTACCGGTGACCGGCATAATTCCAATACAGAACTTATCGGGCAGGGTGTCGCCAATATAGTGGTTCCGTTCTTCGGAGGTATCCCCGTAACAGGTGCAATAGCCCGTACAATGACCAATATTAATAACGGAGGGAAAACTCCCGTGGCCGGTATGGTTCATGCTGTAGTTCTATTACTTATTTTTCTGTTTCTGATGCCGTTGATAAAGCTGGTCCCGATGTCTTGCCTTGCCGGTGTGCTGATTATCGTTTCATATAATATGAGCGGATGGCGCACTGTGCGTTCTCTGCTGAAGAGTCCTAAATCGGATGTAGCCGTACTTGTCATCACATTTGTTCTTACCGTAGTATTCAATCTGACGATTGCTATTGAAATAGGATTGTTACTCGCTGTATTGCTTTTTCTTCGCCGGGTATCGGAGAATGTCCAGGTGTCGGTACTGCGTGACGAGTTGGATGTTGCCCAGGGAACAGAGTCTTCGGTACATGAAACTCTCGATATCGCTAAAGGCGTTGAAGTTTATGAAATAGACGGGCCGTTCTTTTTCGGTGTGGCGACGAAGTTCGATGATATAATGCGTACTATGGGAGATAAGCCTTTAGTTCGTATCATACGAATGAGGAAAGTTCCTTTTATAGACTCTACAGGTCTTCATAATCTGGAAATATTAGTAGAGTCTTCACATAAAGAAAATATACATGTTATCTTATCCGGAGTGAATGAACGGGTACATGAAACGATAAAGCATTCGGAACTGGATAAGGTTATAGGAGAAGAATATATTTGCGACCATATTACGAAAGCTGTTGCCAAAGCTAATGCCTTGGTTCTGGAATTGAAAAAGAATAAATAA
- the pckA gene encoding phosphoenolpyruvate carboxykinase (ATP) yields MATLDLSKYGITGATEIVHNPSYEQLFAEETKPGLVGFEKGQETELGAVNVMTGVYTGRSPKDKFFVKDATSENTVWWTSDEYKNDNKPVDEKCWKAVKELATKELSNKRLFVVDAFCGANPNSRLKLRFIMEVAWQAHFVTNMFIRPTAEELANFGEPDFVIMNASKAKVENYKELGLNSETAVVFNLTEKIQVILNTWYGGEMKKGMFSYMNYLLPLQGMASMHCSANTDMNGQNTAIFFGLSGTGKTTLSTDPKRLLIGDDEHGWDDEGVFNFEGGCYAKVINLSKEAEPDIYNAIKRDALLENVTVDANGKIDFKDKSVTENTRVSYPIYHIDNIVKPVSKGPAAKQVIFLSADAFGVLPPVSILNAEQTKYYFLSGFTAKLAGTERGITEPTPTFSACFGAAFLSLHPTKYAEELVKKMEKSGAKAYLVNTGWNGSGKRISIKDTRGIIDAILDGSIDKAPTKTIPYFSFVVPTALPGVDPNILDPRDTYANAGEWDEKAKDLANRFIKNFAKFTGNEAGKALVSAGPQL; encoded by the coding sequence ATGGCTACATTAGATTTAAGCAAGTACGGTATTACTGGTGCTACTGAGATTGTGCACAATCCGTCCTACGAACAACTGTTCGCAGAAGAAACAAAACCCGGATTAGTAGGTTTTGAAAAAGGTCAGGAAACAGAACTGGGCGCTGTAAACGTTATGACAGGCGTTTACACGGGTCGTTCCCCTAAAGATAAATTCTTCGTTAAAGACGCTACCAGCGAAAATACGGTATGGTGGACTTCAGACGAATACAAAAATGATAACAAACCTGTTGACGAAAAATGCTGGAAAGCAGTCAAAGAACTGGCAACTAAAGAACTTTCAAATAAAAGATTGTTTGTTGTTGATGCTTTTTGCGGTGCCAACCCTAACTCTCGTCTGAAACTTCGTTTTATTATGGAAGTTGCATGGCAGGCTCATTTCGTAACAAACATGTTCATCCGTCCTACAGCTGAAGAACTGGCTAACTTCGGAGAACCTGACTTCGTTATCATGAATGCTTCTAAAGCGAAAGTTGAAAACTACAAAGAATTAGGTCTGAACTCTGAAACCGCCGTAGTATTCAACCTGACCGAAAAAATCCAGGTTATCCTGAATACATGGTATGGCGGTGAAATGAAGAAAGGTATGTTCTCTTACATGAATTATCTGCTTCCGTTACAAGGAATGGCTTCTATGCACTGTTCCGCCAACACCGATATGAACGGCCAGAACACAGCTATTTTCTTCGGCCTTTCCGGTACGGGAAAAACAACTTTGTCTACCGACCCGAAACGTTTACTCATTGGTGACGATGAACATGGCTGGGATGATGAAGGCGTATTCAATTTCGAAGGCGGTTGCTATGCAAAAGTTATCAACTTGTCCAAAGAAGCAGAACCCGATATCTACAATGCTATAAAACGCGACGCTCTTCTTGAGAACGTAACTGTAGATGCTAACGGTAAAATCGATTTCAAAGACAAATCGGTTACAGAAAACACTCGCGTTTCTTATCCTATCTATCACATCGACAACATCGTTAAACCGGTATCTAAAGGCCCGGCTGCAAAACAAGTTATCTTCTTGTCTGCCGATGCATTCGGCGTATTGCCTCCGGTATCCATTCTGAACGCAGAACAAACCAAATATTATTTCTTGTCAGGTTTTACCGCTAAACTGGCTGGAACCGAACGAGGAATTACCGAACCTACTCCTACTTTCTCGGCCTGTTTCGGTGCTGCATTCTTATCATTGCACCCAACCAAATATGCTGAAGAACTGGTAAAGAAAATGGAAAAATCAGGTGCGAAAGCATATCTGGTAAATACCGGATGGAACGGAAGCGGAAAACGTATCTCTATTAAAGATACACGCGGTATTATCGATGCTATCTTAGACGGTTCTATCGACAAGGCTCCGACCAAGACGATTCCTTACTTCTCATTCGTAGTTCCTACTGCTCTTCCGGGTGTTGATCCTAATATCCTCGATCCTCGCGATACATATGCAAACGCCGGAGAATGGGACGAAAAAGCTAAAGACCTGGCTAACCGTTTCATCAAAAACTTCGCTAAGTTTACAGGAAATGAAGCTGGCAAAGCATTAGTTTCAGCCGGTCCTCAATTGTAA
- the upp gene encoding uracil phosphoribosyltransferase, producing the protein MEIINFGDQNSLVNKFLAELRDVNVQGDMMRFRRNLERVGEIIAYEISKHLHYEVKNIPTPLGVAPTSVPSDPVVLATILRAGLPFHQGFLNYFDDAENAFVSAYRKYKDKLNFDIFIEYIASPRIDGKVLILTDPMLATGGSMELSYRALLTKGMPSHVHVASVIASRKAIDYIKKHFPENTTVWVGVIDEELNEHSYIVPGLGDAGDLAYGIKE; encoded by the coding sequence ATGGAAATAATAAATTTTGGAGACCAGAATTCTTTGGTAAACAAGTTTTTGGCTGAACTCCGGGACGTTAATGTGCAAGGGGATATGATGCGTTTTCGCCGGAACTTGGAACGTGTTGGGGAAATTATCGCTTATGAGATAAGTAAACACTTGCATTATGAAGTGAAAAACATTCCTACTCCATTGGGAGTAGCCCCTACTTCTGTACCCTCCGATCCGGTCGTATTAGCTACTATACTCCGCGCAGGGCTACCTTTTCACCAGGGATTTCTTAATTATTTTGACGATGCTGAAAATGCTTTTGTTTCGGCTTATCGCAAATATAAGGACAAGCTTAATTTTGATATATTCATAGAATATATAGCATCACCGCGTATCGATGGGAAAGTGCTTATTCTTACCGATCCTATGTTAGCGACCGGAGGTTCTATGGAACTTTCCTACCGCGCTTTGCTTACGAAAGGTATGCCTTCTCATGTGCATGTGGCATCTGTTATCGCCAGTCGTAAGGCAATTGATTATATAAAAAAACATTTTCCTGAAAATACTACGGTTTGGGTGGGAGTTATTGATGAAGAGTTGAATGAACATTCGTATATAGTTCCCGGGCTGGGTGATGCCGGGGATTTGGCTTATGGAATTAAGGAATAA
- a CDS encoding fibronectin type III domain-containing protein has product MNKKLLFITLLLFNFAIMSSVSAATAEDDNITVVLNENLDAFTEGSVDSPGTVDIASFLSGKLSKLLPDWKGTKVYEAGGCLKMTGGGSYSSYLQTPRLDLKTGNSNGIVRISFRAKAVADYGDMISCEVGSSLNKVSFMPEDGEWHTFSFISEKGSVSTTIKFYSLLEGFFIDDIKVEYSPSFIKAPEAQRPSDADGESFTASWTASYTATNYILDVYTKNAEGDKIPFLNEEFGSLVRSKKVTGLSPEETYYYTVRAKNETAISEYSNEVQVVEVIKSLDAPVVSAATSVTENGFTANWNAVNKATSYTVVLSKKETLTQDKEAVILTEDFSGITQGTLTNVHFGNKLNEYLDQYTVLPGWFASYHCFASGYLGLAPFGGSAYLLSPQIDLSKNDGAFTLRVDMAFIDKNDSVTVNLYNGENIVETQKLKNIPEQSSKTYTLKFTKGSAESYIEIFYKGSQKAFVDKFTVLQTLKAGDEIVSVVKMEETSGTSYDFAVDMSGVKYAYRVKANAVTIDDQGEETTVSSVLSDEVEVSYTSGTAEILSQANIYKSGDHIVVNLAHPEKIAVYSVDGRVVYYGEGIAGENILSVNSSSVVIVKAGDKVAKIKL; this is encoded by the coding sequence ATGAACAAAAAATTACTTTTTATCACCTTATTGCTTTTTAATTTTGCAATAATGAGTTCTGTTAGTGCTGCAACAGCGGAAGATGATAATATTACGGTCGTTTTGAATGAGAACTTAGATGCCTTTACCGAAGGTTCTGTAGACTCTCCTGGAACTGTCGATATAGCATCTTTTTTAAGTGGAAAGTTGTCGAAGTTACTTCCCGACTGGAAGGGTACAAAAGTGTATGAAGCCGGAGGATGTCTCAAAATGACGGGTGGCGGTTCATATTCTTCTTATCTTCAGACTCCTCGTTTGGACCTAAAAACAGGGAATAGTAACGGGATTGTCAGAATATCTTTCCGGGCGAAGGCAGTTGCCGATTACGGCGATATGATTTCCTGTGAAGTAGGTTCTTCGCTCAACAAGGTCAGCTTTATGCCTGAAGACGGAGAGTGGCACACTTTTTCTTTTATCTCGGAAAAAGGTTCGGTGAGTACGACAATTAAATTTTATTCTTTATTGGAAGGCTTTTTTATAGACGATATTAAAGTTGAATACAGCCCTTCATTTATTAAGGCTCCTGAAGCTCAAAGACCGTCGGACGCAGACGGGGAATCGTTTACCGCTAGCTGGACAGCATCTTATACGGCTACAAATTATATTCTGGACGTATATACCAAAAATGCAGAAGGGGATAAGATACCCTTCCTGAATGAAGAATTCGGCTCATTGGTTCGTAGTAAAAAAGTGACGGGACTTTCTCCTGAAGAAACATACTATTATACGGTTCGGGCTAAAAACGAGACAGCTATTTCGGAATATTCCAATGAAGTGCAGGTTGTGGAAGTTATCAAATCGCTGGATGCTCCTGTTGTAAGTGCTGCTACTTCGGTAACTGAAAACGGTTTTACAGCGAACTGGAACGCTGTGAATAAAGCTACCTCCTATACAGTTGTATTATCTAAGAAAGAGACTTTGACGCAGGATAAAGAGGCTGTTATACTAACCGAAGATTTTTCAGGAATCACACAGGGAACGCTTACTAACGTGCATTTTGGCAATAAACTGAACGAATATCTTGATCAGTATACCGTATTACCCGGATGGTTTGCCAGTTATCATTGCTTTGCCAGTGGCTATCTGGGACTCGCTCCTTTTGGCGGTAGCGCCTATTTGTTATCTCCGCAGATCGATCTTTCTAAGAATGACGGAGCCTTTACATTAAGAGTGGATATGGCGTTTATAGATAAAAATGATTCTGTTACGGTGAATTTATATAACGGAGAAAATATCGTTGAAACCCAGAAGCTTAAAAACATACCCGAGCAATCCTCGAAAACTTATACGCTGAAATTTACCAAAGGTTCGGCCGAATCTTATATAGAAATATTTTATAAAGGAAGCCAGAAAGCTTTTGTAGATAAATTTACGGTTCTCCAAACTCTTAAAGCAGGGGATGAAATAGTCAGTGTCGTTAAGATGGAAGAGACCTCCGGAACCAGTTATGACTTTGCAGTTGATATGTCTGGTGTGAAATATGCATATCGTGTGAAAGCAAATGCTGTTACGATTGATGACCAGGGAGAAGAAACTACGGTTTCGTCGGTTCTTTCGGATGAAGTTGAAGTTAGCTATACGTCAGGAACCGCTGAAATATTGTCTCAGGCAAATATTTATAAGTCGGGAGACCATATTGTCGTGAATCTCGCTCATCCCGAGAAAATAGCTGTTTATAGCGTGGACGGAAGAGTGGTTTATTATGGTGAAGGAATAGCCGGAGAGAATATATTGTCGGTAAATTCCTCTTCTGTAGTTATAGTTAAAGCCGGTGATAAAGTCGCAAAAATAAAACTTTGA